In Ignavibacteriota bacterium, the following are encoded in one genomic region:
- a CDS encoding lamin tail domain-containing protein — translation MRTNVVILLVCLTVPATAQVRISQIYGGGGNSGSVWTHDFIELVNTGAGAVDLSGWSLRYASGAGTTWQMTPLAGSIPAKHYFLVQEGAGGAGTTPLPTPDVVGTIAMSASAGKVVLMSTQAPVSGSCPTGSDVVDLVGYGTSATCFEGDSAAPAAGTKTALLRRGGGMIDANNNGADFETGSPVPRTSASTLLGVRPVGSGLALPAEARIECYPSPFNSTARVRLTLPRAGTYTLVLMNVLGEEVQVLARGHQRAGTTGLILHAGSSPSGVYFCVLQGEGIRVVERILLLR, via the coding sequence ATGCGGACCAATGTCGTGATCCTTCTCGTCTGTCTCACTGTTCCTGCGACCGCCCAGGTGCGTATCAGCCAGATCTACGGAGGGGGTGGAAACAGCGGTTCGGTGTGGACGCACGACTTCATTGAACTCGTGAATACAGGCGCGGGAGCCGTCGACCTTTCCGGGTGGAGCCTCCGGTATGCATCGGGGGCCGGAACGACCTGGCAGATGACGCCACTCGCCGGGAGTATCCCCGCGAAGCACTATTTTCTCGTTCAGGAAGGCGCGGGAGGTGCGGGGACGACGCCGTTGCCTACGCCGGATGTGGTGGGCACGATCGCGATGAGCGCTTCGGCGGGAAAGGTCGTGCTCATGTCAACGCAGGCACCGGTCTCCGGGAGTTGTCCGACAGGAAGCGATGTCGTGGATCTGGTAGGATACGGGACGTCGGCGACGTGCTTTGAGGGGGACTCCGCCGCGCCTGCGGCGGGGACGAAGACGGCACTCCTGCGCAGAGGGGGTGGCATGATCGATGCGAACAACAACGGCGCGGATTTCGAGACGGGGTCGCCGGTACCGCGGACCTCCGCGTCCACGCTTCTGGGCGTCAGGCCCGTCGGGTCGGGCCTGGCGCTTCCCGCTGAGGCACGGATCGAATGCTATCCATCGCCGTTCAATAGCACTGCGCGCGTCCGTCTGACCCTTCCCCGTGCCGGCACCTACACCCTTGTTCTGATGAACGTGCTGGGGGAGGAGGTACAGGTGCTTGCCCGTGGCCATCAGCGTGCCGGCACGACCGGGCTCATCCTGCATGCAGGCTCATCGCCGTCGGGGGTCTATTTCTGCGTCCTCCAGGGAGAGGGGATCCGGGTCGTGGAACGCATTCTTCTCCTGCGGTGA